Proteins encoded within one genomic window of Cyprinus carpio isolate SPL01 chromosome B22, ASM1834038v1, whole genome shotgun sequence:
- the LOC109069585 gene encoding protein sidekick homolog yields the protein MKPLFNMLAVILFLCRNGVFGVDEVSVKEGDSVTLYTGVEASKLNYITWYFNDTCIAQINGNFSHNCTDVQCNNGTERFRDRLKLDHQNGSLTIMDIRTTDSGVYKVQIISSSSSSKTINVAVTGVSATERNQIRHVINGESVTLEYVETKVKYYSIKWYYNDNLIAESTGVRSKICTDDQCKERFRNRLKLNQTTGSLNITNMNITDSGLYQLQIIISHSSHCITRVKRFNVTVFFPAVGICVIVVFLLMSATVTAGVIYCRQKKYKPQIMKMRMMLISPPEGG from the exons ATGAAGCCTCTCTTTAATATGCTTGCCGTGATCTTGTTTTTATGCCGCAATG gtgtgtttggtgttgatgAAGTGTCTGTGAAGGAGGGTGATTCAGTCACTCTATACACTGGTGTTGAAGCAAGCaaactaaattatattacatggtattttaatgacacctGCATCGCTCAAATCAATGGAAATTTCAGTCATAattgtacagatgttcagtgtaataatggcactgagagattcagagacagactgaagctggatcatcagaatggatctctgaccatcatggacatcagaaccacagactctggagtttaTAAAGTAcagatcatcagcagcagcagcagcagtaaaaCAATCAATGTTGCTGTCACTG gtgtgtcTGCTACTGAACGAAATCAAATCAGACATGTGATAAACGGAGAATCTGTCACTCTAGAATACGTTGAAACAAAAGTcaaatattattcaataaagTGGTACTATAATGACAATCTCATCGCTGAAAGCACTGGAGTTCggagtaagatctgtacagatgatcagtgtaaagagagattcagaaacagactgaagctgaaccaaaccactggatctctgaacatcacaaacatgaacatcacagactctggactttatcaacTACAGATCATCATCAGCCACAGCAGTCATTGTATCACCAGAGTGAAGAGATTCAACGTCACTGTCTTTT TTCCTGCAGTGGGGATatgtgttattgttgtttttctgctGATGAGTGCGACTGTAACTGCTGGTGTGATCTACTGTCGCCAGAAGAAATATAAACcgcaaataatgaaaat GAGAATGATGTTAATATCCCCGCCCGaaggggggtaa
- the LOC122141470 gene encoding uncharacterized protein LOC122141470 — protein sequence MLTVYSSGVSGVGSDKLSVSVMEGDSVIFHTDVKRNQQEDIKWYFNDIRIAQISGDLSLICTDVQCNVGTERFRDRLKLDNQTGSLTIMNITTTDSGDYELRIITSRSSSDKIFNVNVSGVSAAERDEMKRKSVKEGESVTLESAKTKSPNDVMTWYFNETKITGDQRTICTDDQCKERFRDRLKLDNQTGSLTITDSRTTDSGLYKLQITISDSSCSITI from the exons ATGCTAACTGTTTATTCTTCAGGTGTGTCTGGTGTTGGATCAGATAAACTGTCGGTGtctgtgatggagggagattcagtcatttttcacactgatgttaaaagaAACCAACAAGAAGATATTAAATGGTATTTCAATGACATTCGCATCGCTCAAATCAGTGGAGATCTCAGTttgatctgtacagatgttcagtgtaatgtaggcactgagagattcagagacagactgaagctggacaatcagactggatctctgaccatcatgaacatcacaacCACTGACTCTGGAGATTATGAACTGAGAATCATCACTAGCAGGAGCAGCAGTGACAAAATCTTCAATGTTAATGTCAGTG gtgtttctgctgctgaacgagatgaaatgaagagaaagtcagtaaaggagggagaatctgtcactttagaaTCTGCAAAAACAAAAAGCCCAAATGATGTGATGACGTGGTATTTTAATGAGACtaaaatcactggagatcagcgTACGATCTGTACAGATGatcagtgtaaagagagattcagagacagactgaagctggacaatcagactggatctctgaccatcacagacagcagaaccacagactctggactctataaactacagatcaccaTCAGTGACAGCAGCTGTAGTATCACCATC